A region from the Lysobacter antibioticus genome encodes:
- a CDS encoding autotransporter domain-containing protein, with amino-acid sequence MCXXPATAGNAANGDGGDAFNFSGSFTGAGYGGGGGGGATVGAGGGGAGVGTATCTQNWNGGGGGGAGGSSAATGLTAVTINNGVQAGNGAALICFAPTQFAVGGSASGQTGAVTLQLAATNPVSSQQVVVAQAASSFVFPTRLPQGANWSVGVLTHPAGQLCSVAPPSGAAIAADVTHLVLSCATVAVTVNPATLPNGALATAYSQTLSATSGNGGVAPYTFTVTAGALPPGLALSSAGVLSGTPTAAGSFNFTVQATSNNGFSGTRAYTLAIAQGSQAITAFAANPASPVYAPGGTFTVSATGGASGNPVVFASTTPAVCTVAGNTVTTVAAGNCALTANQVGNANYTAAPQAALAVVIGPASQAITAFAANPAAPVYSPGGSFTVSATGGASGNPVVFAGTAPAICTVSGNTVTIVSAGNCSLTADQTGNANYSAAAQATLVVAIGVATQSISNFAANPAAPVFAPGGSFTVSATPGLSSSPVMFGSVTPSVCTVAGSTVSMLSAGTCSLTADQAGDGNYSASPQVALNVAIALAAQAITDFAATPAAPVFAAGGSFAVSATPGASTSPVVFASTTGSVCTVSGSAVTMLSAGTCSLTADQAADGNYSAAPQVTLDVTIGAAAQAIAQFAANPAMPVYTPGGSFTVSASGGASGNPVVFASTSPAVCTVSGNTVSTLGSGTCSLTADQAGNANYTAAPQVALQVTISGATPNLAWIGDLAKTVGEAAFDLPDPSSNSNGAFAFSSANTAVATVSGRRVTIVGAGVATLVATQAASGSYLQASVNATLTVTGRPDPTRDPSVVGGLQAQVDASVRFASAQQSNIHDRLRQQRFAGANRSSNDMALNLSSRSGGAMSLTAGQVASIDPVRLPEGWGLWTAGSISNGQRERNARSDGFDFHSDGLTVGADWRIGERFLLGVAGGFGWNDTDLDDGRSKLDAEQRALSLYGLWRPSERWFVDGILGWGRLDFDIRRYSATAGATASAERDGDQVFGSLTAGYEHGGGSGMMLTGYGRLDSSRTKLDGYRETGLGIYDLSYGSQTVENSGASLGVEGSLPIVTARGNIFRPYWLLEYRESFDNRSDVNLNYVIMPVANDYVLGLRSYGDNALSYGAGMDVEFARGWKLSLLMRRQHGSGQDPSTSFGLLLSFSPSVQSTAAMLMLSAQDVADAMDAIAPAQTPQTGR; translated from the coding sequence GTGTGTGNNNNNCCGGCCACGGCGGGCAATGCGGCCAACGGTGATGGCGGCGATGCCTTCAATTTCTCCGGCTCCTTCACCGGCGCCGGTTACGGCGGCGGCGGTGGCGGCGGCGCGACGGTCGGTGCGGGCGGCGGCGGTGCCGGCGTGGGCACGGCGACCTGCACGCAGAATTGGAACGGCGGCGGTGGCGGCGGCGCGGGCGGCAGCTCGGCCGCGACCGGCCTGACCGCGGTCACCATCAACAACGGCGTGCAAGCCGGTAACGGCGCGGCCTTGATCTGTTTCGCCCCGACCCAGTTCGCGGTCGGCGGTTCCGCCAGCGGCCAGACCGGCGCGGTCACCCTGCAACTCGCCGCGACCAATCCGGTCAGTTCGCAGCAGGTCGTGGTGGCGCAGGCCGCGAGTAGCTTCGTGTTCCCCACGCGCCTGCCGCAAGGCGCGAACTGGAGCGTCGGCGTGCTGACCCATCCGGCCGGCCAGTTGTGCAGCGTCGCGCCGCCCAGCGGTGCGGCGATCGCCGCCGACGTCACCCATCTCGTGTTGAGCTGTGCGACGGTGGCGGTGACGGTCAATCCGGCCACCTTGCCCAACGGCGCGCTCGCGACCGCGTATTCGCAGACCCTCAGCGCCACCAGCGGCAACGGCGGCGTCGCCCCGTACACCTTTACGGTCACCGCGGGCGCCTTGCCGCCCGGCTTGGCCTTGTCGAGCGCCGGCGTGCTGTCGGGTACTCCGACTGCAGCGGGTTCGTTCAATTTCACCGTGCAAGCGACTTCGAACAACGGTTTCAGCGGCACTCGCGCCTACACCTTGGCGATCGCGCAGGGCAGCCAGGCCATCACCGCTTTTGCCGCCAATCCGGCCTCGCCGGTGTACGCGCCGGGCGGCACGTTCACCGTATCGGCGACGGGCGGCGCCTCGGGTAACCCGGTCGTATTCGCCAGCACCACGCCCGCGGTCTGTACCGTCGCCGGCAACACGGTGACGACGGTGGCGGCAGGCAACTGCGCGCTCACCGCCAATCAGGTCGGCAATGCCAACTACACGGCCGCGCCGCAGGCGGCGCTTGCCGTGGTCATCGGTCCCGCCAGCCAGGCCATTACCGCGTTCGCGGCGAATCCGGCCGCACCGGTGTACTCGCCGGGCGGCAGCTTCACCGTGTCGGCGACCGGCGGTGCCTCGGGCAATCCGGTCGTGTTCGCCGGCACCGCGCCGGCGATCTGCACGGTCAGCGGCAACACGGTGACGATCGTCAGCGCGGGCAATTGTTCGCTCACCGCCGACCAGACGGGCAACGCCAACTACAGCGCCGCCGCGCAGGCGACTTTGGTGGTCGCGATCGGCGTGGCAACGCAGTCGATCAGTAACTTCGCCGCCAATCCGGCCGCGCCGGTGTTTGCGCCGGGCGGCAGTTTCACGGTCTCGGCGACGCCGGGTTTGTCGAGCAGCCCGGTGATGTTCGGCAGCGTCACGCCGAGCGTGTGCACCGTCGCCGGCAGCACCGTGTCGATGCTGAGCGCGGGCACCTGTTCGCTCACTGCCGATCAGGCCGGCGACGGCAACTACAGCGCCTCGCCGCAGGTCGCCTTGAACGTGGCCATCGCCCTGGCGGCGCAGGCGATCACCGACTTCGCGGCCACCCCGGCGGCGCCGGTGTTCGCGGCCGGCGGCAGCTTCGCGGTCTCGGCCACGCCGGGCGCCTCGACCAGCCCGGTCGTGTTCGCCAGCACCACGGGCTCGGTATGTACGGTCAGCGGTAGCGCCGTGACGATGTTGAGCGCGGGCACCTGTTCGCTGACGGCCGACCAGGCCGCCGACGGCAACTACAGCGCTGCGCCGCAAGTGACCTTGGACGTGACCATCGGTGCGGCCGCCCAGGCCATCGCCCAGTTCGCGGCGAATCCTGCGATGCCCGTGTACACGCCGGGCGGCAGCTTCACCGTGTCGGCCAGCGGAGGCGCCTCGGGTAACCCGGTGGTATTCGCCAGTACTTCGCCGGCGGTCTGCACCGTCAGCGGCAACACGGTCAGCACGCTGGGCTCGGGCACATGTTCGCTCACCGCCGACCAGGCCGGCAACGCCAACTACACCGCCGCGCCGCAAGTCGCCTTGCAAGTGACCATCAGCGGCGCCACGCCGAACCTCGCGTGGATCGGCGACCTCGCCAAGACGGTCGGCGAGGCGGCCTTCGATCTGCCCGATCCGAGCAGCAACAGCAACGGCGCGTTCGCCTTCAGCAGCGCCAATACCGCGGTGGCGACGGTCAGCGGGCGCAGGGTGACGATCGTCGGTGCCGGCGTGGCGACCCTGGTCGCGACCCAGGCGGCCAGCGGCAGCTATCTGCAGGCTTCGGTCAATGCCACCCTGACGGTGACCGGCCGACCCGATCCGACCCGCGATCCGAGCGTGGTCGGCGGTCTGCAGGCGCAGGTCGACGCCAGCGTGCGTTTCGCCTCGGCGCAGCAGTCCAACATCCACGACCGCCTGCGCCAGCAGCGCTTCGCCGGCGCCAACCGTTCCAGCAACGACATGGCCCTCAATCTGAGCAGCCGCTCGGGCGGGGCGATGTCGCTGACCGCGGGCCAGGTGGCGTCGATCGATCCGGTGCGCCTGCCCGAAGGCTGGGGCCTGTGGACGGCCGGTAGCATCAGCAACGGCCAGCGCGAACGCAATGCGCGCAGCGACGGTTTCGACTTCCACAGCGACGGCCTCACCGTCGGCGCCGACTGGCGCATCGGCGAGCGCTTCCTGCTCGGCGTGGCCGGCGGTTTCGGCTGGAACGACACCGACCTGGACGACGGCCGCTCGAAGCTCGACGCCGAGCAGCGTGCGTTGTCGCTGTACGGCCTGTGGCGCCCGAGCGAACGCTGGTTCGTCGACGGCATCCTCGGTTGGGGCCGCCTGGACTTCGACATCCGCCGCTACAGTGCGACCGCCGGTGCCACGGCCTCGGCCGAGCGTGACGGCGACCAGGTGTTCGGCTCGCTTACCGCCGGTTACGAGCACGGCGGCGGCAGCGGCATGATGCTGACCGGCTACGGCCGCCTCGACAGCAGCCGCACCAAGCTCGACGGCTACCGCGAGACCGGCCTGGGCATCTACGACCTGAGCTACGGCTCGCAGACGGTCGAGAACAGCGGTGCATCGCTCGGCGTGGAAGGCAGCCTGCCGATCGTGACCGCGCGCGGCAACATCTTCCGTCCGTACTGGTTGCTCGAATACCGCGAATCGTTCGACAACCGCAGCGACGTCAACCTCAACTACGTGATCATGCCGGTCGCCAACGACTATGTGCTGGGCCTGCGCAGTTACGGCGACAACGCGCTGAGCTACGGCGCCGGCATGGACGTGGAATTCGCCAGGGGTTGGAAGCTGTCGTTGTTGATGCGTCGCCAGCACGGCAGCGGCCAGGACCCGAGCACCAGCTTCGGCCTGCTGCTGTCGTTCTCGCCGAGCGTGCAATCGACTGCGGCGATGTTGATGCTGAGCGCGCAAGACGTGGCCGACGCGATGGACGCGATCGCTCCCGCGCAGACCCCGCAGACCGGGCGCTGA
- a CDS encoding RebB family R body protein: MADETSVNSQITDAVTQTNVKVVAEAPAQAIASLYQVSSHSAGLSLQNAVHSQQVLNQISSAVVSKAVALIMAIGEKP; encoded by the coding sequence ATGGCCGACGAGACCTCCGTCAATTCGCAGATCACCGACGCTGTCACCCAAACCAACGTCAAGGTGGTCGCCGAAGCGCCCGCGCAAGCGATCGCATCCCTCTATCAAGTGTCCAGCCATTCGGCCGGCCTGTCGCTGCAGAACGCCGTACACAGCCAGCAAGTGCTCAACCAGATCTCGAGCGCGGTGGTGTCCAAGGCGGTTGCGTTGATCATGGCGATCGGGGAGAAGCCATGA
- a CDS encoding RNA polymerase sigma factor, producing the protein MERPKNERDDLKVADEMFANAWRMCLPELEARSRRFADGQRDQAEELLANTAIKALLFMRRAPQTVTDPCGFLFVVLRHVFLDSVRRRGRDREVFDRNREIDSEASGFAHDGLSALQKLELDQQLDRVVAAVSRLSREQRRLFAYRFIDDLPYPVIAQKFQINQPLARKRVELLRNRLKTAMARD; encoded by the coding sequence ATGGAACGTCCCAAGAATGAGCGCGACGACCTCAAGGTCGCCGACGAAATGTTCGCCAACGCTTGGCGGATGTGTTTGCCCGAGCTGGAGGCGCGCTCGCGCCGCTTCGCCGATGGTCAGCGCGACCAGGCCGAGGAATTGCTGGCCAATACCGCGATCAAGGCCCTGCTGTTCATGCGCCGCGCGCCCCAGACCGTGACCGACCCCTGCGGCTTCCTGTTCGTGGTGCTGCGTCACGTATTTCTCGACAGCGTGCGCCGACGCGGACGCGACCGCGAGGTGTTCGACCGCAACCGCGAGATCGACAGCGAAGCCAGCGGCTTCGCCCACGACGGCCTGTCGGCGCTGCAGAAGCTCGAACTGGACCAGCAACTCGATCGCGTCGTCGCCGCGGTCTCGCGCTTGAGCCGCGAACAGCGCCGCCTGTTCGCCTATCGCTTCATCGACGATCTGCCGTACCCGGTGATCGCACAGAAATTCCAGATCAACCAGCCGCTCGCGCGCAAGCGCGTGGAGCTGCTGCGCAACCGGCTCAAGACCGCGATGGCGCGCGACTGA
- a CDS encoding RNA polymerase sigma factor, with the protein MTGLPINDDRSLVAAVLAQTPGAFECLVRDYQGLCWHIIQRMVRHPDDTRELCQEAFLRVHQCLHQYRHESPLKSWIGQVAYSVAKRHLERKRIPILEVADDEDALSPLDMVSDGFDLEAACADEEIAAGLHAEIEALPPLQRTLLTLYHLEEVPIGEIATMTGLAEGTIKSHLFRTRARLRQRLEARLGEFA; encoded by the coding sequence ATGACCGGCCTCCCCATCAACGACGACCGCAGTCTGGTCGCTGCCGTCCTGGCCCAGACGCCGGGTGCCTTCGAGTGCCTGGTGCGGGACTATCAGGGGCTGTGCTGGCACATCATCCAGCGCATGGTGCGGCACCCGGACGACACCCGCGAGCTGTGTCAGGAGGCGTTCTTGCGGGTACACCAGTGCCTGCATCAGTACCGCCACGAGAGTCCCTTGAAGTCGTGGATCGGCCAGGTCGCCTATTCGGTCGCCAAGCGCCATCTCGAACGCAAGCGCATCCCGATCCTGGAGGTCGCCGACGACGAGGACGCGTTATCGCCGCTGGACATGGTCAGCGACGGCTTCGACCTGGAGGCGGCCTGCGCCGACGAGGAGATCGCCGCCGGGTTGCACGCAGAGATCGAAGCCTTGCCGCCGCTGCAACGCACCTTGTTGACCCTGTATCACCTCGAAGAAGTGCCCATCGGCGAAATCGCCACCATGACCGGCCTGGCCGAGGGCACCATCAAGAGCCATCTGTTCCGGACTCGCGCCCGCCTGCGCCAGCGCCTCGAAGCCCGGTTGGGAGAATTCGCATGA
- a CDS encoding DUF6249 domain-containing protein, which yields MEFELLIPITLFICIVYAIKIVVDARFRNKLLSTGGAEELLRSMARDEDIRRRHGALRWGIVMVLLALAFGIIEATGWREASPGMVAVLLGACGLGNLAYYFISRKLN from the coding sequence ATGGAATTCGAACTGCTGATCCCCATCACCCTGTTCATCTGCATCGTCTACGCGATCAAGATCGTCGTCGACGCGCGCTTCCGCAATAAATTGCTGTCGACCGGCGGCGCCGAAGAGCTGTTGCGCTCGATGGCCCGCGACGAAGACATCCGTCGCCGCCACGGTGCCTTGCGCTGGGGCATCGTCATGGTCCTGCTGGCCCTCGCCTTCGGCATCATCGAGGCCACCGGTTGGCGCGAAGCCAGCCCGGGCATGGTCGCGGTGCTGCTCGGCGCCTGCGGGTTGGGCAATCTCGCCTACTACTTCATTTCGCGCAAGCTGAATTGA
- a CDS encoding polysaccharide deacetylase family protein has protein sequence MRPLTSLHLFVVCLFAVVASWPSLAGAAADVPDQGHAPDRRIVMTVDDLPWVQLPSVPSAEAIDGHRRLVAAIERAGVPAIGFVNEGKLEHDGRVRPERLAMLRDWLDAGAELGNHSHGHLDLHAVGLPAYQADILLGERQLRPLLERTGREPPRWFRHPYLRAGRSAQDKADLQRFLAGHGYRIAPVTADNTDWIWATAYLRVGESPDLSRREARKLKAKLRGDYVEHMGDKLDYYERQSVALLGYALPQIWLIHANLLNADTYGELVAMMRKRGYRFVGLDEAMRDPAFERSDAYLGPVGPSWLHRWAIGENKPASFFAGEPQTPAWVMRLAEVESE, from the coding sequence ATGCGTCCGCTCACATCGCTGCATCTGTTCGTTGTCTGCCTGTTCGCCGTCGTCGCCTCATGGCCGTCGCTCGCCGGCGCCGCGGCCGACGTTCCCGACCAAGGCCATGCTCCCGACCGCCGCATCGTCATGACCGTCGACGATCTGCCCTGGGTGCAGTTGCCGTCGGTGCCGAGCGCCGAGGCGATCGACGGCCACCGCCGCCTGGTCGCGGCGATCGAGCGCGCCGGCGTGCCGGCGATCGGCTTCGTCAACGAGGGCAAGCTCGAACACGACGGCCGGGTCCGGCCCGAACGCCTGGCGATGCTGCGCGACTGGCTCGACGCCGGCGCCGAGCTCGGCAACCACAGCCATGGCCACCTCGACCTGCATGCGGTCGGTCTGCCGGCCTATCAGGCCGACATCCTGCTCGGCGAGCGGCAGTTGCGGCCCTTGTTGGAACGCACCGGCCGCGAGCCGCCGCGCTGGTTCCGTCATCCCTATCTGCGCGCCGGCCGCAGCGCGCAGGACAAGGCCGATCTGCAGCGCTTCCTCGCCGGACACGGTTACCGCATCGCCCCGGTCACCGCCGACAACACCGACTGGATCTGGGCCACCGCCTACCTGCGCGTCGGCGAATCGCCCGATCTCTCCAGGCGCGAGGCGCGCAAGCTCAAGGCCAAGTTGCGCGGCGACTACGTCGAGCACATGGGCGACAAACTCGACTACTACGAACGTCAATCGGTCGCCCTGCTCGGCTACGCCCTGCCGCAGATCTGGCTGATCCATGCCAACCTGCTCAACGCCGACACCTATGGCGAGCTGGTCGCGATGATGCGCAAGCGCGGCTACCGTTTCGTCGGCCTGGACGAAGCCATGCGCGACCCCGCCTTCGAGCGCAGCGACGCCTATCTCGGCCCGGTCGGACCGAGCTGGCTGCACCGCTGGGCGATCGGCGAGAACAAACCGGCGAGCTTCTTCGCCGGCGAACCGCAGACGCCGGCCTGGGTGATGCGGCTGGCCGAAGTCGAATCGGAATGA
- a CDS encoding Lrp/AsnC family transcriptional regulator — protein sequence MKTLDETDRKLIALLQDNARLSTVALAKAVGLSRSTVQERLQRLEAGGVIAQYTVRLGSGGDPLRAWLLLRYGEGFSCDDVVPPLALLPQVRLIHSVAGEIDLMVLVETHSPSELADLRERVAALKGVDDVTTVPVLRTALDRS from the coding sequence ATGAAGACGCTCGACGAAACCGACCGCAAGCTGATCGCGCTGCTGCAGGACAACGCGCGCTTGTCGACGGTCGCCCTGGCCAAGGCCGTCGGCCTGTCGCGCAGCACCGTGCAGGAGCGCCTGCAGCGCCTGGAGGCGGGCGGGGTCATCGCCCAGTACACCGTGCGCCTGGGCAGCGGGGGCGATCCGCTGCGCGCCTGGTTGCTGCTGCGCTATGGCGAGGGTTTCAGTTGCGACGACGTGGTACCGCCGCTGGCGCTGCTGCCGCAGGTGCGCCTGATCCACAGCGTCGCCGGCGAGATCGATCTGATGGTGCTGGTGGAAACGCATTCGCCGAGCGAACTGGCGGACCTGCGCGAGCGGGTCGCTGCGCTCAAGGGCGTCGACGACGTCACCACGGTTCCGGTGCTGCGCACGGCCCTGGATCGGTCGTGA
- a CDS encoding antibiotic biosynthesis monooxygenase family protein has protein sequence MAASGFADLPAPPYYAVIFSSQRSAADAEGYDRTATRMAELVRDQPGFLGFESTRGADGFGITVAYFDSEQAIRAWREHAEHTVPRDLGHRRWYQRFEQRIAIVQRAYGGPRPSADRTLPQDPCLP, from the coding sequence ATGGCCGCCTCCGGCTTCGCCGACCTGCCCGCCCCGCCGTATTACGCGGTGATCTTCTCCTCGCAACGCAGCGCAGCGGATGCCGAAGGCTACGACCGCACCGCCACGCGCATGGCCGAACTGGTGCGCGACCAGCCGGGCTTCCTCGGCTTCGAGTCGACCCGCGGCGCCGACGGTTTCGGCATCACCGTCGCCTACTTCGACAGCGAACAGGCGATCCGCGCCTGGCGCGAACACGCCGAGCACACGGTCCCCCGCGATCTGGGCCATCGCCGCTGGTACCAGCGCTTCGAGCAGCGCATCGCCATCGTCCAACGCGCCTACGGCGGCCCGCGCCCGTCTGCCGACCGAACCCTCCCTCAGGACCCGTGCCTCCCATGA
- a CDS encoding cysteine hydrolase family protein yields the protein MTEPNRIALIPIDVQRGFDYPPWGRRNNPAMEANGQRLLAAWREHGWPLIHVRHDSIHAGSTLHPSHPGNAFRPGFEPQPGETAIGKSVNAAFIGTDLDLRLRRLGIDTIALFGISTDMCVSTTARVASNLGYRTIVVADACFCFDLADTDGSVIPAEAVSRAHLTTLRAEFAEVIDSDALIARIACA from the coding sequence ATGACCGAACCTAATCGCATCGCCTTGATCCCCATCGACGTGCAACGGGGCTTCGACTATCCGCCCTGGGGTCGCCGCAACAACCCCGCCATGGAAGCCAACGGCCAGCGCCTGCTCGCGGCGTGGCGCGAACACGGATGGCCGCTGATCCACGTCCGCCACGATTCCATCCATGCCGGCTCCACGCTGCATCCTTCGCATCCCGGCAACGCCTTCCGTCCCGGCTTCGAACCACAGCCGGGCGAAACGGCGATAGGCAAATCGGTCAACGCCGCCTTCATCGGCACCGACCTCGACCTGCGCCTGCGCCGGCTGGGCATCGACACCATCGCCCTGTTCGGCATCAGCACCGACATGTGCGTATCGACCACCGCGCGCGTCGCCAGCAACCTCGGCTATCGCACCATCGTCGTCGCCGACGCCTGCTTCTGCTTCGACCTCGCCGACACCGACGGCAGCGTGATCCCGGCCGAAGCGGTCAGCCGCGCGCATCTGACGACCTTGCGCGCGGAGTTCGCCGAAGTGATCGACAGCGACGCACTGATCGCGAGGATCGCTTGCGCGTAG
- a CDS encoding slipin family protein, with protein sequence MFWMKKVVVGDAERALVYRNRRIERVLGPGVHRLGNWKRQLEVSLHSIVDAQYNGRDVDALIAGLGARLHDHFVLANLGMQEIGLMLRNGRIDDVLAPGTRQLYWKGLAQVEVRTIALADGLAIEPDVANRLRQLAYLDRIAVAGAVPTESAGLLFVDGKLVRRLEPGAYAFWNFRKNVSVEVVELRMQAMEVSGQELLTRDKVSLRVNLAASVRVTDPVAARTRVAKHAEHVYRELQYGLRKAVSSKTLDELLGDKASLDADIFAYVRGQVAGIGVEVLGVGVKDVILPGEMKEILNGVVQAEKTAQANVIRRREEANATRSLLNTAKLIEDSPVLMRLKELEALEKITEKIDKLTVFGGLEGVMKQLVSLRGHG encoded by the coding sequence ATGTTCTGGATGAAGAAGGTCGTGGTCGGCGATGCCGAGCGCGCCCTGGTTTACCGCAATCGCCGGATCGAGCGCGTGCTCGGCCCCGGCGTCCACCGACTCGGCAACTGGAAGCGCCAACTCGAAGTGTCGCTGCACTCGATCGTCGACGCCCAGTACAACGGCCGCGACGTCGACGCGCTGATCGCCGGCCTCGGCGCGCGCCTGCACGATCACTTCGTGCTCGCCAACCTGGGCATGCAGGAGATCGGCCTGATGCTGCGCAACGGCAGGATCGACGATGTCCTCGCACCGGGCACCCGCCAGTTGTATTGGAAGGGCTTGGCGCAGGTCGAAGTGCGCACTATCGCCCTCGCCGATGGTCTGGCGATCGAGCCGGACGTCGCCAACCGCTTGCGTCAGCTCGCTTACCTGGACCGCATCGCCGTTGCCGGCGCGGTGCCGACCGAGTCGGCCGGGCTGTTGTTTGTCGACGGCAAGTTGGTGCGCCGTCTCGAGCCGGGCGCCTATGCGTTCTGGAATTTCCGCAAGAACGTCAGCGTGGAGGTGGTCGAGCTGCGTATGCAGGCGATGGAGGTGTCGGGCCAGGAGTTGCTGACCCGCGACAAGGTCTCACTGCGCGTGAACCTGGCGGCCAGCGTGCGCGTGACCGACCCGGTCGCCGCGCGCACCCGCGTCGCCAAGCACGCCGAGCACGTCTATCGCGAGCTGCAGTACGGCCTGCGCAAGGCGGTCTCGTCGAAGACGCTGGACGAGTTGCTCGGCGACAAGGCCTCGCTCGACGCCGACATCTTCGCCTACGTGCGTGGCCAGGTCGCCGGCATCGGCGTCGAAGTGCTCGGGGTGGGCGTCAAGGACGTGATCCTGCCGGGCGAGATGAAGGAGATCCTCAACGGCGTGGTGCAGGCGGAGAAGACGGCGCAAGCCAACGTGATCCGTCGCCGCGAGGAGGCGAACGCAACGCGCAGCCTGCTCAACACCGCGAAGTTGATCGAAGACAGCCCGGTGCTGATGCGGCTCAAGGAGCTCGAGGCGCTGGAGAAGATCACCGAGAAGATCGACAAGTTGACCGTGTTCGGCGGTCTGGAGGGAGTCATGAAGCAATTGGTCAGTCTCAGGGGCCACGGCTGA
- a CDS encoding RtcB family protein, which produces MTTTSNYELLHADEGAVPVKAWIRGVPVDEGAKRQLRNIAALPHVGPWVAVMPDVHLGKGATVGSVVPTRGAIIPAAVGVDIGCGMAAVRTTLRAKDLPDSLAKLRSAIEHCVPVGNGRGGEHRRLPDSHATRLAKSGLAQRLDAIHAKHRKLRTDKLDKQIGTLGGGNHFIEVCLDEAGAVWAMLHSGSRGTGNLIGSYFIELARLKLERRVLGFHLPDKDLAFLLEGEPLFDDYIEAMSWAQDYARHNREAMMDRVLHAMRIQLPKFQLEKTAVNCHHNYVQQEQHFGESLWVTRKGAVSAREGELGIIPGSMGARSYIVRGKGDADSFHSCSHGAGRVMSRSEARKQITLKDHREATAHVECRKDAAVIDESPAAYKPIEAVMAAQSDLVEVVHTLRQVVCIKG; this is translated from the coding sequence ATGACGACTACATCGAACTACGAACTGCTCCACGCCGACGAAGGCGCGGTGCCGGTCAAGGCCTGGATCCGCGGCGTCCCCGTCGACGAAGGCGCCAAGCGGCAGTTGCGCAACATCGCCGCCCTGCCCCATGTCGGGCCCTGGGTGGCGGTGATGCCGGACGTGCACCTCGGCAAGGGCGCCACGGTCGGTTCGGTCGTGCCCACGCGCGGCGCGATCATCCCGGCCGCGGTCGGCGTCGACATCGGCTGCGGCATGGCCGCGGTGCGCACCACGTTGCGGGCCAAGGATCTGCCCGACAGCCTGGCCAAACTGCGCTCGGCGATCGAGCACTGCGTCCCGGTCGGCAACGGCCGCGGCGGCGAGCACCGGCGTTTGCCGGACAGCCATGCCACGCGCCTGGCCAAGTCCGGACTGGCGCAGCGGCTCGACGCCATCCACGCCAAGCACCGCAAGCTGCGCACCGACAAGCTCGACAAACAGATCGGCACGCTCGGCGGCGGCAACCACTTCATCGAGGTCTGTCTCGACGAAGCCGGCGCGGTGTGGGCGATGCTGCACTCGGGGTCGCGCGGCACCGGCAACCTGATCGGCAGCTACTTCATCGAACTGGCGCGGCTGAAGCTGGAACGCCGCGTGCTCGGCTTTCATCTGCCGGACAAGGACCTGGCCTTCCTGCTCGAAGGCGAGCCTTTGTTCGACGACTACATCGAAGCGATGTCGTGGGCGCAGGACTACGCTCGCCACAACCGCGAGGCGATGATGGACCGGGTCCTGCACGCGATGCGGATCCAGTTGCCGAAGTTCCAATTGGAAAAGACCGCGGTCAACTGCCATCACAACTATGTGCAGCAAGAGCAGCACTTCGGCGAATCGCTGTGGGTGACCCGCAAGGGCGCGGTCAGCGCCCGCGAGGGCGAACTCGGGATCATCCCGGGCAGCATGGGCGCGCGCAGCTACATCGTGCGCGGCAAGGGCGATGCCGACAGCTTCCACAGCTGCAGCCACGGTGCCGGCCGGGTCATGAGCCGCAGCGAAGCCCGCAAGCAGATCACCTTGAAAGATCACCGCGAGGCCACGGCCCACGTGGAATGCCGCAAGGACGCGGCGGTCATCGACGAGTCGCCGGCGGCCTACAAGCCGATCGAGGCGGTGATGGCTGCGCAGTCCGACCTGGTCGAGGTGGTCCACACCTTGCGCCAGGTGGTCTGCATCAAGGGTTGA